A genome region from Hevea brasiliensis isolate MT/VB/25A 57/8 chromosome 9, ASM3005281v1, whole genome shotgun sequence includes the following:
- the LOC110637391 gene encoding uncharacterized protein LOC110637391 encodes MPFCKVADPQTNPDGACKNGTEIFYRTYGHGPTKVLLIIGLAGTHDSWGPQIKGLTGSDRPTDDDQLRIFDQNSREEGDTEMGGGIEVCAFDNRGMGRSSIPTKKSQYTTKIMAKDAIALLDHLGWQKAHVFGHSMGAMIACKLAAMVPDRVLSLALLNVTGGGFECFPKLDRQTVSIAIRFLKAKTPEQRAAVDLDTHYTKEFLEEYVGCKTRRAILYQEYVKGISSTGMQSNYGFEGQINACWTHKMTQMEIEVIRSAGFLVSVIHGRHDIIAQIYYAKRLAEKLQPVARMIDLHGGHLVSHERTKEVNQALHELIKASESKVSPHDWTNLPQKKSATLRLTWTSLTTTSTDRPTFSIAEKIHICLLYICSLFVLVFERARRVQRSLRPSRVEASLT; translated from the exons ATGCCGTTTTGCAAGGTCGCCGATCCTCAGACCAATCCGGACGGAGCTTGCAAGAATGGCACCGAAATTTTCTACAGAACGTACGGTCATGGACCGACAAAGGTCCTACTCATCATAG GATTGGCTGGGACGCATGATTCCTGGGGCCCGCAAATAAAGGGTCTGACGGGTAGCGATAGACCGACTGATGATGATCAATTGAGGATCTTTGATCAGAATTCACGCGAGGAAGGTGATACTGAAATGGGTGGTGGTATCGAGGTCTGTGCATTTGATAATCGCGGTATGGGTCGCAGCTCCATACCCACCAAAAAATCCCAATATAC AACAAAAATAATGGCAAAAGATGCCATTGCTTTACTGGATCATCTGGGCTGGCAAAAAGCCCATGTTTTTGGCCATTCAATGG GGGCTATGATAGCTTGCAAGTTAGCAGCAATGGTGCCTGACAGGGTTCTATCTTTGGCATTACTTAATGTTACTGGTGGAGGTTTTGAATGTTTTCCAAAG CTTGATCGCCAAACAGTGTCAATTGCAATCCGTTTCTTAAAGGCAAAGACTCCTGAGCAAAGGGCAGCAGTTGACTTAGATACCCATTACACAAAG GAATTTCTTGAGGAATATGTTGGGTGTAAGACGAGAAGAGCAATTTTATATCAA GAATATGTAAAAGGCATATCATCAACTGGGATGCAGTCTAACTATGGGTTTGAAGGTCAAATCAATGCTTGTTGGACACATAAGATGACACAAATGGAAATTGAAGTTATCCGCTCTGCTGGATTTCTTGTATCTGTGATACATGGCAG GCATGATATCATTGCTCAAATATACTACGCCAAGAGACTTGCAGAGAAGCTGCAGCCAGTTGCTAGGATGATAGATCTGCATGGTGGTCATTTAGTGAGTCATGAGAGGACTAAGGAG gtcaatcaagCTCTTCATGAATTGATAAAGGCATCTGAATCGAAGGTTAGCCCACACGATTGGACTAATTTGCCCCAGAAAAAATCTG CCACTTTGAGATTGACATGGACGTCACTTACTACGACAAGTACAGATCGGCCAACATTTAGCATAGCTGAAAAGATACATATATGCCTATTATATATTTGTAGTCTCTTTGTGTTGGTATTTGAGCGTGCACGAAGGGTTCAAAGGAGTCTGAGACCATCTAGAGTTGAGGCTTCACTTACATAA
- the LOC110637383 gene encoding protein ABIL2 isoform X6 gives MGTMAASSVSTEASNYDEVSMQQSLLFSDSLKDLKNLRTQLYSAAEYFELSYTNDDQKQMVAETLKDYAVKAIVNTVDHLGSVTYKVNDLLDVKVDEVSGTEFSVSCIEQDGLIFPVLWFVKRLRACQEYIDHEGLTQQSLVINTPKYHKRYILPVGETMHGAIHTKSKYLGYSLDNEDVWHQFRNVVRATITETPTSSVRKGRSRSPSPARRPLQPSATFSFTSTMPPKELEKRTVSPHRFPLLRSGSVSSRPTTPNGSRPTTPSSVAAARLRYPSELRKSASMRVQAEKEENSKDSEQYPSKSKRLLKALLSRRKSKKDDMLYSYLDEY, from the exons ATGGGTACGATGGCTGCATCTTCTGTCTCTACAGAGGCATCAAATTATGATGAAGTTTCTATGCAACAGAGTTTGCTGTTCTCTGATAGTCTTAAG GATTTGAAAAATCTGAGAACACAGTTGTACTCAGCAGCTGAGTATTTCGAACTATCCTACACAAATGATGACCAAAAACAGAT GGTAGCGGAGACATTAAAAGATTATGCCGTTAAAGCTATTGTGAATACAGTGGACCATTTGGGTTCTGTGACATATAAGGTTAATGATCTGTTGGATGTGAAGGTTGATGAAGTTTCTGGAACAGAGTTCAGTGTGTCTTGCATTGAACAG GATGGCCTTATTTTTCCCGTTTTGTGGTTTGTTAAGAGACTACGAGCATGCCAAGAATATATTGATCATGAGGGTCTCACCCAACAGTCACTGGTAATAAATACTCCAAAGTACCATAAGCGGTACATCTTGCCAG TTGGGGAAACCATGCATGGAGCCATCCACACCAAATCAAAATATCTGGGATACAGCCTAGACAATGAAGATGTTTGGCATCAGTTCCGGAATG TTGTTCGAGCAACGATCACAGAAACCCCCACATCTTCAGTCAG AAAAGGGCGTTCTCGTTCTCCTTCACCTGCTCGACGACCTCTGCAGCCATCTGCAACCTTTTCCTTTACATCTACCATGCCCCCAAAAGAATTAG AGAAGCGCACAGTTTCACCGCATCGTTTTCCATTATTGCGCTCTGGGTCTGTGTCAAGTAGGCCAACAACCCCAAATGGCAGTAGGCCTACCACTCCAAGTTCAGTAGCTGCTGCAAGACTACGG TATCCTTCGGAGCTTCGAAAATCGGCTTCAATGCGAGTCCAAGCTGAAAAGGAGGAAAATTCCAAAGACAGTGAGCAATACCCCAGCAAAAGTAAACGTCTTCTCAAGGCATTGCTTAGTCGACGCAAATCTAAGAAAGATGATATGCTATATTCTTACTTGGATGAATACTGA
- the LOC110637383 gene encoding protein ABIL2 isoform X5 — MGTMAASSVSTEASNYDEVSMQQSLLFSDSLKDLKNLRTQLYSAAEYFELSYTNDDQKQIISFLCRVAETLKDYAVKAIVNTVDHLGSVTYKVNDLLDVKVDEVSGTEFSVSCIEQDGLIFPVLWFVKRLRACQEYIDHEGLTQQSLVINTPKYHKRYILPVGETMHGAIHTKSKYLGYSLDNEDVWHQFRNVVRATITETPTSSVRKGRSRSPSPARRPLQPSATFSFTSTMPPKELEKRTVSPHRFPLLRSGSVSSRPTTPNGSRPTTPSSVAAARLRYPSELRKSASMRVQAEKEENSKDSEQYPSKSKRLLKALLSRRKSKKDDMLYSYLDEY, encoded by the exons ATGGGTACGATGGCTGCATCTTCTGTCTCTACAGAGGCATCAAATTATGATGAAGTTTCTATGCAACAGAGTTTGCTGTTCTCTGATAGTCTTAAG GATTTGAAAAATCTGAGAACACAGTTGTACTCAGCAGCTGAGTATTTCGAACTATCCTACACAAATGATGACCAAAAACAGAT AATCTCATTTCTATGCAGGGTAGCGGAGACATTAAAAGATTATGCCGTTAAAGCTATTGTGAATACAGTGGACCATTTGGGTTCTGTGACATATAAGGTTAATGATCTGTTGGATGTGAAGGTTGATGAAGTTTCTGGAACAGAGTTCAGTGTGTCTTGCATTGAACAG GATGGCCTTATTTTTCCCGTTTTGTGGTTTGTTAAGAGACTACGAGCATGCCAAGAATATATTGATCATGAGGGTCTCACCCAACAGTCACTGGTAATAAATACTCCAAAGTACCATAAGCGGTACATCTTGCCAG TTGGGGAAACCATGCATGGAGCCATCCACACCAAATCAAAATATCTGGGATACAGCCTAGACAATGAAGATGTTTGGCATCAGTTCCGGAATG TTGTTCGAGCAACGATCACAGAAACCCCCACATCTTCAGTCAG AAAAGGGCGTTCTCGTTCTCCTTCACCTGCTCGACGACCTCTGCAGCCATCTGCAACCTTTTCCTTTACATCTACCATGCCCCCAAAAGAATTAG AGAAGCGCACAGTTTCACCGCATCGTTTTCCATTATTGCGCTCTGGGTCTGTGTCAAGTAGGCCAACAACCCCAAATGGCAGTAGGCCTACCACTCCAAGTTCAGTAGCTGCTGCAAGACTACGG TATCCTTCGGAGCTTCGAAAATCGGCTTCAATGCGAGTCCAAGCTGAAAAGGAGGAAAATTCCAAAGACAGTGAGCAATACCCCAGCAAAAGTAAACGTCTTCTCAAGGCATTGCTTAGTCGACGCAAATCTAAGAAAGATGATATGCTATATTCTTACTTGGATGAATACTGA
- the LOC110637383 gene encoding protein ABIL2 isoform X7: MGTMAASSVSTEASNYDEVSMQQSLLFSDSLKDLKNLRTQLYSAAEYFELSYTNDDQKQMVAETLKDYAVKAIVNTVDHLGSVTYKVNDLLDVKVDEVSGTEFSVSCIEQRLRACQEYIDHEGLTQQSLVINTPKYHKRYILPVGETMHGAIHTKSKYLGYSLDNEDVWHQFRNVVRATITETPTSSVRKGRSRSPSPARRPLQPSATFSFTSTMPPKELEKRTVSPHRFPLLRSGSVSSRPTTPNGSRPTTPSSVAAARLRYPSELRKSASMRVQAEKEENSKDSEQYPSKSKRLLKALLSRRKSKKDDMLYSYLDEY; this comes from the exons ATGGGTACGATGGCTGCATCTTCTGTCTCTACAGAGGCATCAAATTATGATGAAGTTTCTATGCAACAGAGTTTGCTGTTCTCTGATAGTCTTAAG GATTTGAAAAATCTGAGAACACAGTTGTACTCAGCAGCTGAGTATTTCGAACTATCCTACACAAATGATGACCAAAAACAGAT GGTAGCGGAGACATTAAAAGATTATGCCGTTAAAGCTATTGTGAATACAGTGGACCATTTGGGTTCTGTGACATATAAGGTTAATGATCTGTTGGATGTGAAGGTTGATGAAGTTTCTGGAACAGAGTTCAGTGTGTCTTGCATTGAACAG AGACTACGAGCATGCCAAGAATATATTGATCATGAGGGTCTCACCCAACAGTCACTGGTAATAAATACTCCAAAGTACCATAAGCGGTACATCTTGCCAG TTGGGGAAACCATGCATGGAGCCATCCACACCAAATCAAAATATCTGGGATACAGCCTAGACAATGAAGATGTTTGGCATCAGTTCCGGAATG TTGTTCGAGCAACGATCACAGAAACCCCCACATCTTCAGTCAG AAAAGGGCGTTCTCGTTCTCCTTCACCTGCTCGACGACCTCTGCAGCCATCTGCAACCTTTTCCTTTACATCTACCATGCCCCCAAAAGAATTAG AGAAGCGCACAGTTTCACCGCATCGTTTTCCATTATTGCGCTCTGGGTCTGTGTCAAGTAGGCCAACAACCCCAAATGGCAGTAGGCCTACCACTCCAAGTTCAGTAGCTGCTGCAAGACTACGG TATCCTTCGGAGCTTCGAAAATCGGCTTCAATGCGAGTCCAAGCTGAAAAGGAGGAAAATTCCAAAGACAGTGAGCAATACCCCAGCAAAAGTAAACGTCTTCTCAAGGCATTGCTTAGTCGACGCAAATCTAAGAAAGATGATATGCTATATTCTTACTTGGATGAATACTGA
- the LOC110637383 gene encoding protein ABIL2 isoform X8, translating into MVAETLKDYAVKAIVNTVDHLGSVTYKVNDLLDVKVDEVSGTEFSVSCIEQDGLIFPVLWFVKRLRACQEYIDHEGLTQQSLVINTPKYHKRYILPVGETMHGAIHTKSKYLGYSLDNEDVWHQFRNVVRATITETPTSSVRKGRSRSPSPARRPLQPSATFSFTSTMPPKELEKRTVSPHRFPLLRSGSVSSRPTTPNGSRPTTPSSVAAARLRYPSELRKSASMRVQAEKEENSKDSEQYPSKSKRLLKALLSRRKSKKDDMLYSYLDEY; encoded by the exons AT GGTAGCGGAGACATTAAAAGATTATGCCGTTAAAGCTATTGTGAATACAGTGGACCATTTGGGTTCTGTGACATATAAGGTTAATGATCTGTTGGATGTGAAGGTTGATGAAGTTTCTGGAACAGAGTTCAGTGTGTCTTGCATTGAACAG GATGGCCTTATTTTTCCCGTTTTGTGGTTTGTTAAGAGACTACGAGCATGCCAAGAATATATTGATCATGAGGGTCTCACCCAACAGTCACTGGTAATAAATACTCCAAAGTACCATAAGCGGTACATCTTGCCAG TTGGGGAAACCATGCATGGAGCCATCCACACCAAATCAAAATATCTGGGATACAGCCTAGACAATGAAGATGTTTGGCATCAGTTCCGGAATG TTGTTCGAGCAACGATCACAGAAACCCCCACATCTTCAGTCAG AAAAGGGCGTTCTCGTTCTCCTTCACCTGCTCGACGACCTCTGCAGCCATCTGCAACCTTTTCCTTTACATCTACCATGCCCCCAAAAGAATTAG AGAAGCGCACAGTTTCACCGCATCGTTTTCCATTATTGCGCTCTGGGTCTGTGTCAAGTAGGCCAACAACCCCAAATGGCAGTAGGCCTACCACTCCAAGTTCAGTAGCTGCTGCAAGACTACGG TATCCTTCGGAGCTTCGAAAATCGGCTTCAATGCGAGTCCAAGCTGAAAAGGAGGAAAATTCCAAAGACAGTGAGCAATACCCCAGCAAAAGTAAACGTCTTCTCAAGGCATTGCTTAGTCGACGCAAATCTAAGAAAGATGATATGCTATATTCTTACTTGGATGAATACTGA
- the LOC110637383 gene encoding protein ABIL2 isoform X1, with product MFILFDIIRVLLKIQIFFGGLLASVAVVQNFDCLYKFWFSEWLQKCGNWQSTVWHDLKNLRTQLYSAAEYFELSYTNDDQKQIISFLCRVAETLKDYAVKAIVNTVDHLGSVTYKVNDLLDVKVDEVSGTEFSVSCIEQDGLIFPVLWFVKRLRACQEYIDHEGLTQQSLVINTPKYHKRYILPVGETMHGAIHTKSKYLGYSLDNEDVWHQFRNVVRATITETPTSSVRKGRSRSPSPARRPLQPSATFSFTSTMPPKELEKRTVSPHRFPLLRSGSVSSRPTTPNGSRPTTPSSVAAARLRYPSELRKSASMRVQAEKEENSKDSEQYPSKSKRLLKALLSRRKSKKDDMLYSYLDEY from the exons atgtttattttatttgataTAATTAGAGTATTGTTGAAGATTCAGATTTTTTTTGGGGGGTTACTAGCAAGTGTTGCAGTAGTTCAAAATTTTGATTGTCTTTATAAATTTTGGTTTTCTGAGTGGTTGCAGAAGTGTGGCAACTGGCAAAGTACTGTCTGGCAT GATTTGAAAAATCTGAGAACACAGTTGTACTCAGCAGCTGAGTATTTCGAACTATCCTACACAAATGATGACCAAAAACAGAT AATCTCATTTCTATGCAGGGTAGCGGAGACATTAAAAGATTATGCCGTTAAAGCTATTGTGAATACAGTGGACCATTTGGGTTCTGTGACATATAAGGTTAATGATCTGTTGGATGTGAAGGTTGATGAAGTTTCTGGAACAGAGTTCAGTGTGTCTTGCATTGAACAG GATGGCCTTATTTTTCCCGTTTTGTGGTTTGTTAAGAGACTACGAGCATGCCAAGAATATATTGATCATGAGGGTCTCACCCAACAGTCACTGGTAATAAATACTCCAAAGTACCATAAGCGGTACATCTTGCCAG TTGGGGAAACCATGCATGGAGCCATCCACACCAAATCAAAATATCTGGGATACAGCCTAGACAATGAAGATGTTTGGCATCAGTTCCGGAATG TTGTTCGAGCAACGATCACAGAAACCCCCACATCTTCAGTCAG AAAAGGGCGTTCTCGTTCTCCTTCACCTGCTCGACGACCTCTGCAGCCATCTGCAACCTTTTCCTTTACATCTACCATGCCCCCAAAAGAATTAG AGAAGCGCACAGTTTCACCGCATCGTTTTCCATTATTGCGCTCTGGGTCTGTGTCAAGTAGGCCAACAACCCCAAATGGCAGTAGGCCTACCACTCCAAGTTCAGTAGCTGCTGCAAGACTACGG TATCCTTCGGAGCTTCGAAAATCGGCTTCAATGCGAGTCCAAGCTGAAAAGGAGGAAAATTCCAAAGACAGTGAGCAATACCCCAGCAAAAGTAAACGTCTTCTCAAGGCATTGCTTAGTCGACGCAAATCTAAGAAAGATGATATGCTATATTCTTACTTGGATGAATACTGA
- the LOC110637383 gene encoding protein ABIL2 isoform X2, producing the protein MFILFDIIRVLLKIQIFFGGLLASVAVVQNFDCLYKFWFSEWLQKCGNWQSTVWHDLKNLRTQLYSAAEYFELSYTNDDQKQMVAETLKDYAVKAIVNTVDHLGSVTYKVNDLLDVKVDEVSGTEFSVSCIEQDGLIFPVLWFVKRLRACQEYIDHEGLTQQSLVINTPKYHKRYILPVGETMHGAIHTKSKYLGYSLDNEDVWHQFRNVVRATITETPTSSVRKGRSRSPSPARRPLQPSATFSFTSTMPPKELEKRTVSPHRFPLLRSGSVSSRPTTPNGSRPTTPSSVAAARLRYPSELRKSASMRVQAEKEENSKDSEQYPSKSKRLLKALLSRRKSKKDDMLYSYLDEY; encoded by the exons atgtttattttatttgataTAATTAGAGTATTGTTGAAGATTCAGATTTTTTTTGGGGGGTTACTAGCAAGTGTTGCAGTAGTTCAAAATTTTGATTGTCTTTATAAATTTTGGTTTTCTGAGTGGTTGCAGAAGTGTGGCAACTGGCAAAGTACTGTCTGGCAT GATTTGAAAAATCTGAGAACACAGTTGTACTCAGCAGCTGAGTATTTCGAACTATCCTACACAAATGATGACCAAAAACAGAT GGTAGCGGAGACATTAAAAGATTATGCCGTTAAAGCTATTGTGAATACAGTGGACCATTTGGGTTCTGTGACATATAAGGTTAATGATCTGTTGGATGTGAAGGTTGATGAAGTTTCTGGAACAGAGTTCAGTGTGTCTTGCATTGAACAG GATGGCCTTATTTTTCCCGTTTTGTGGTTTGTTAAGAGACTACGAGCATGCCAAGAATATATTGATCATGAGGGTCTCACCCAACAGTCACTGGTAATAAATACTCCAAAGTACCATAAGCGGTACATCTTGCCAG TTGGGGAAACCATGCATGGAGCCATCCACACCAAATCAAAATATCTGGGATACAGCCTAGACAATGAAGATGTTTGGCATCAGTTCCGGAATG TTGTTCGAGCAACGATCACAGAAACCCCCACATCTTCAGTCAG AAAAGGGCGTTCTCGTTCTCCTTCACCTGCTCGACGACCTCTGCAGCCATCTGCAACCTTTTCCTTTACATCTACCATGCCCCCAAAAGAATTAG AGAAGCGCACAGTTTCACCGCATCGTTTTCCATTATTGCGCTCTGGGTCTGTGTCAAGTAGGCCAACAACCCCAAATGGCAGTAGGCCTACCACTCCAAGTTCAGTAGCTGCTGCAAGACTACGG TATCCTTCGGAGCTTCGAAAATCGGCTTCAATGCGAGTCCAAGCTGAAAAGGAGGAAAATTCCAAAGACAGTGAGCAATACCCCAGCAAAAGTAAACGTCTTCTCAAGGCATTGCTTAGTCGACGCAAATCTAAGAAAGATGATATGCTATATTCTTACTTGGATGAATACTGA
- the LOC110637383 gene encoding protein ABIL2 isoform X3, whose amino-acid sequence MFILFDIIRVLLKIQIFFGGLLASVAVVQNFDCLYKFWFSEWLQKCGNWQSTVWHDLKNLRTQLYSAAEYFELSYTNDDQKQIISFLCRVAETLKDYAVKAIVNTVDHLGSVTYKVNDLLDVKVDEVSGTEFSVSCIEQRLRACQEYIDHEGLTQQSLVINTPKYHKRYILPVGETMHGAIHTKSKYLGYSLDNEDVWHQFRNVVRATITETPTSSVRKGRSRSPSPARRPLQPSATFSFTSTMPPKELEKRTVSPHRFPLLRSGSVSSRPTTPNGSRPTTPSSVAAARLRYPSELRKSASMRVQAEKEENSKDSEQYPSKSKRLLKALLSRRKSKKDDMLYSYLDEY is encoded by the exons atgtttattttatttgataTAATTAGAGTATTGTTGAAGATTCAGATTTTTTTTGGGGGGTTACTAGCAAGTGTTGCAGTAGTTCAAAATTTTGATTGTCTTTATAAATTTTGGTTTTCTGAGTGGTTGCAGAAGTGTGGCAACTGGCAAAGTACTGTCTGGCAT GATTTGAAAAATCTGAGAACACAGTTGTACTCAGCAGCTGAGTATTTCGAACTATCCTACACAAATGATGACCAAAAACAGAT AATCTCATTTCTATGCAGGGTAGCGGAGACATTAAAAGATTATGCCGTTAAAGCTATTGTGAATACAGTGGACCATTTGGGTTCTGTGACATATAAGGTTAATGATCTGTTGGATGTGAAGGTTGATGAAGTTTCTGGAACAGAGTTCAGTGTGTCTTGCATTGAACAG AGACTACGAGCATGCCAAGAATATATTGATCATGAGGGTCTCACCCAACAGTCACTGGTAATAAATACTCCAAAGTACCATAAGCGGTACATCTTGCCAG TTGGGGAAACCATGCATGGAGCCATCCACACCAAATCAAAATATCTGGGATACAGCCTAGACAATGAAGATGTTTGGCATCAGTTCCGGAATG TTGTTCGAGCAACGATCACAGAAACCCCCACATCTTCAGTCAG AAAAGGGCGTTCTCGTTCTCCTTCACCTGCTCGACGACCTCTGCAGCCATCTGCAACCTTTTCCTTTACATCTACCATGCCCCCAAAAGAATTAG AGAAGCGCACAGTTTCACCGCATCGTTTTCCATTATTGCGCTCTGGGTCTGTGTCAAGTAGGCCAACAACCCCAAATGGCAGTAGGCCTACCACTCCAAGTTCAGTAGCTGCTGCAAGACTACGG TATCCTTCGGAGCTTCGAAAATCGGCTTCAATGCGAGTCCAAGCTGAAAAGGAGGAAAATTCCAAAGACAGTGAGCAATACCCCAGCAAAAGTAAACGTCTTCTCAAGGCATTGCTTAGTCGACGCAAATCTAAGAAAGATGATATGCTATATTCTTACTTGGATGAATACTGA
- the LOC110637383 gene encoding protein ABIL2 isoform X4, with amino-acid sequence MFILFDIIRVLLKIQIFFGGLLASVAVVQNFDCLYKFWFSEWLQKCGNWQSTVWHDLKNLRTQLYSAAEYFELSYTNDDQKQMVAETLKDYAVKAIVNTVDHLGSVTYKVNDLLDVKVDEVSGTEFSVSCIEQRLRACQEYIDHEGLTQQSLVINTPKYHKRYILPVGETMHGAIHTKSKYLGYSLDNEDVWHQFRNVVRATITETPTSSVRKGRSRSPSPARRPLQPSATFSFTSTMPPKELEKRTVSPHRFPLLRSGSVSSRPTTPNGSRPTTPSSVAAARLRYPSELRKSASMRVQAEKEENSKDSEQYPSKSKRLLKALLSRRKSKKDDMLYSYLDEY; translated from the exons atgtttattttatttgataTAATTAGAGTATTGTTGAAGATTCAGATTTTTTTTGGGGGGTTACTAGCAAGTGTTGCAGTAGTTCAAAATTTTGATTGTCTTTATAAATTTTGGTTTTCTGAGTGGTTGCAGAAGTGTGGCAACTGGCAAAGTACTGTCTGGCAT GATTTGAAAAATCTGAGAACACAGTTGTACTCAGCAGCTGAGTATTTCGAACTATCCTACACAAATGATGACCAAAAACAGAT GGTAGCGGAGACATTAAAAGATTATGCCGTTAAAGCTATTGTGAATACAGTGGACCATTTGGGTTCTGTGACATATAAGGTTAATGATCTGTTGGATGTGAAGGTTGATGAAGTTTCTGGAACAGAGTTCAGTGTGTCTTGCATTGAACAG AGACTACGAGCATGCCAAGAATATATTGATCATGAGGGTCTCACCCAACAGTCACTGGTAATAAATACTCCAAAGTACCATAAGCGGTACATCTTGCCAG TTGGGGAAACCATGCATGGAGCCATCCACACCAAATCAAAATATCTGGGATACAGCCTAGACAATGAAGATGTTTGGCATCAGTTCCGGAATG TTGTTCGAGCAACGATCACAGAAACCCCCACATCTTCAGTCAG AAAAGGGCGTTCTCGTTCTCCTTCACCTGCTCGACGACCTCTGCAGCCATCTGCAACCTTTTCCTTTACATCTACCATGCCCCCAAAAGAATTAG AGAAGCGCACAGTTTCACCGCATCGTTTTCCATTATTGCGCTCTGGGTCTGTGTCAAGTAGGCCAACAACCCCAAATGGCAGTAGGCCTACCACTCCAAGTTCAGTAGCTGCTGCAAGACTACGG TATCCTTCGGAGCTTCGAAAATCGGCTTCAATGCGAGTCCAAGCTGAAAAGGAGGAAAATTCCAAAGACAGTGAGCAATACCCCAGCAAAAGTAAACGTCTTCTCAAGGCATTGCTTAGTCGACGCAAATCTAAGAAAGATGATATGCTATATTCTTACTTGGATGAATACTGA
- the LOC110648169 gene encoding protein RKD4-like isoform X3 gives MDSKTSAQLMNIPKKENQHEFDLFSMDESFEKLAELPPLESFLEIDYPSLSSYDKNFGSEGFQELMSINDYSLGYNHLLSWDEDIVVDAKPLNTINTIAAAATTTIGNADDFAATSTIMDKEEEKRVIKSGRKRSVPLELEEKRVTTSGRKRSIPLELEEIRKHFDVPITKAAKEMKVGLTVLKKRCRELKIMRWPHRKIRSLKSLINNVK, from the exons ATGGATTCTAAAACTTCTGCACAACTAATGAACATTCCAAAGAAAGAGAACCAACATGAATTTGACTTGTTCTCCAtggatgaatcctttgaaaa ACTTGCAGAACTTCCTCCATTAGAGAGTTTCTTGGAGATCGATTATCCGTCTTTGTCATCATACGACAAAAATTTTGGGTCCGAGGGCTTTCAAGAGCTGATGAGCATTAATGACTACTCCTTGGGTTATAATCATCTTCTTTCTTGGGATGAAGATATTGTAGTCGACGCAAAGCCACTAAACACAATTAATACCATTGCTGCTGCTGCTACTACTACTATAGGCAATGCTGATGATTTTGCTGCTACTTCAACTATAATGGACAAGGAAGAGGAAAAGAGGGTGATAAAAAGTGGGAGGAAGAGGTCGGTTCCATTAGAATTGGAGGAAAAGCGGGTAACAACAAGTGGAAGGAAGAGGTCGATTCCATTAGAATTGGAGGAGATTCGAAAGCATTTTGATGTGCCCATTACAAAAGCAGCCAAGGAGATGAAGGTGGGATTGACAGTTTTAAAGAAGAGGTGTAGAGAACTCAAAATAATGAGATGGCCACA
- the LOC110648169 gene encoding protein RKD4-like isoform X2 produces MDSKTSAQLMNIPKKENQHEFDLFSMDESFEKLAELPPLESFLEIDYPSLSSYDKNFGSEGFQELMSINDYSLGYNHLLSWDEDIVVDAKPLNTINTIAAAATTTIGNADDFAATSTIMDKEEEKRVIKSGRKRSVPLELEEKRVTTSGRKRSIPLELEEIRKHFDVPITKAAKEMKVGLTVLKKRCRELKIMRWPHRKIRSLKSLINNVKRF; encoded by the exons ATGGATTCTAAAACTTCTGCACAACTAATGAACATTCCAAAGAAAGAGAACCAACATGAATTTGACTTGTTCTCCAtggatgaatcctttgaaaa ACTTGCAGAACTTCCTCCATTAGAGAGTTTCTTGGAGATCGATTATCCGTCTTTGTCATCATACGACAAAAATTTTGGGTCCGAGGGCTTTCAAGAGCTGATGAGCATTAATGACTACTCCTTGGGTTATAATCATCTTCTTTCTTGGGATGAAGATATTGTAGTCGACGCAAAGCCACTAAACACAATTAATACCATTGCTGCTGCTGCTACTACTACTATAGGCAATGCTGATGATTTTGCTGCTACTTCAACTATAATGGACAAGGAAGAGGAAAAGAGGGTGATAAAAAGTGGGAGGAAGAGGTCGGTTCCATTAGAATTGGAGGAAAAGCGGGTAACAACAAGTGGAAGGAAGAGGTCGATTCCATTAGAATTGGAGGAGATTCGAAAGCATTTTGATGTGCCCATTACAAAAGCAGCCAAGGAGATGAAGGTGGGATTGACAGTTTTAAAGAAGAGGTGTAGAGAACTCAAAATAATGAGATGGCCACA